A part of Pseudochaenichthys georgianus unplaced genomic scaffold, fPseGeo1.2 scaffold_350_arrow_ctg1, whole genome shotgun sequence genomic DNA contains:
- the LOC117442216 gene encoding olfactory receptor 11A1-like encodes MAGEYNVTYITLDGHVEVQRYRYLYFVIMFTAFVLIICSNSTIVCIIVLHRNLHEPMYVFIAALLINSILFSSAIYPKLLIDFLSEEQIISHSACLFQWFIYYYLGCSEFLLLAAMAYDRYVSICKPLQYPNIMRKRTVKMFLILAWLLPFCQSSVPMIVSANKQLCYFNLKGIICNSTVQKLYCVTSRLVNIYGLTVLVTAVICPVLFILFTYIRIVIVCYRSSQEVRRKAAQTCLPHLLVLINFTCVGAYDVLLPRLGTDFPKTVRLIMSLQILLFHPLFNPIIYGLKMKEINRQLKRLFCKRV; translated from the coding sequence ATGGCTGGtgaatataatgtgacatatataACTCTTGACGGTCATGTGGAAGTGCAGAGGTATAGATATCTTTATTTTGTGATCATGTTTACTGCATTTGTTCTGATCATCTGCAGTAATTCCACTATTGTGTGCATCATTGTTTTACACAGAAACCTCCATGAGCCTATGTACGTGTTCATTGCAGCTTTGTTGATTAACTCTATTCTGTTCAGCTCTGCTATCTATCCAAAGCTTCTGATCGACTTTTTATCAGAGGAACAGATCATATCTCATTCAGCCTGTCTGTTTCAGTGGTTTATTTACTACTATCTAGGCTGTTCAGAATTCCTCCTGTTGGCAGCCATGGCCTATGACAGATATGTGTCTATATGTAAACCTCTGCAATATCCAAATATCATGAGAAAAAGAACTGTTAAAATGTTCCTGATCCTAGCTTGGCTTCTGCCTTTTTGCCAGTCTTCAGTACCGATGATAGTGAGCGCTAACAAACAACTCTGTTACTTTAATTTAAAAGGAATAATTTGCAACAGCACGGTTCAAAAACTGTATTGTGTGACTTCAAGACTGGTGAATATATACGGCTTGACTGTTCTCGTAACTGCAGTAATTTGTCCTGTGCTCTTCATTCTTTTCACATACATCAGGATAGTTATAGTTTGCTATAGAAGCAGTCAGGAGGTCAGGAGGAAAGCTGCACAGACCTGTTTACCCCATCTGCTGGTTCTCATTAACTTCACTTGTGTGGGTGCTTATGATGTACTTTTACCTCGACTTGGAACTGATTTTCCTAAAACTGTACGTTTAATAATGTCTTTACAAATATTGTTGTTTCATCCTCTCTTTAATCCCATCATATATGGTCTGAAAATGAAGGAAATTAATAGACAGCTGAAGAGATTGTTCTGCAAACGTGTCTAA